Proteins encoded together in one Telopea speciosissima isolate NSW1024214 ecotype Mountain lineage chromosome 6, Tspe_v1, whole genome shotgun sequence window:
- the LOC122665378 gene encoding F-box protein At5g51370-like codes for MPFLQGLKPKKPLNKPSNWPSFLFKDKAHKHVVIKMQLDSLSKTPSPLPPDHKVSAEWEKKAALVSSKTDLTTLLSDELLLRVFSKLPDSQRNPNSLVCKRWLHLQGRLVHSVKLLDWDFLFSGRLLLRFPNLTDVDLVAACIDSPRSSGILLTHKFLSVHLDSDFSPCEFVPEKNLLPPASIDGGLRVIAQGCPNLRKLVLNAATESGLSSVAEECPTLQELELHRCTDVLLRGISACKNLQILKLIGTVDGFYSSVVSDIGLTFLANGCKRLVKLELSGCEGSYDGIKAIGQCCHMLEELTLCDHRMDGGWMAALSFCGNLKTLKLQSCKRIDLTPGPDEHLGSLRTLERLQLQRCQLRDQQSMKSLMLICEAVREMVFQDCWGLDNEMFSFASHCRRVKFLSLEGCSLLNTDGLESVLLSWKELQRLRVVSCNNIKDSEVTPALSSLFSVLKELKWRPDSQSLLLSGLAGSGVGKKGDKFFKRL; via the exons atgcCATTTTTGCAGGGACTAAAGCCTAAGAAGCCATTGAACAAGCCATCGAACTGGCCGAGCTTCTTGTTCAAAGACAAAGCTCACAAGCATGTGGTTATCAAGATGCAGTTGGATTCTCTCAGCAAaacaccatcaccactaccaccaGACCACAAAGTCTCAGCAGAGTGGGAGAAGAAAGCTGCTTTAGTATCTTCCAAGACAGACCTTACCACTCTCTTATCCGACGAGCTTCTTCTCCGGGTATTCTCCAAGCTTCCTGATTCACAACGAAACCCTAATTCGCTCGTTTGCAAGCGATGGCTGCATCTCCAAGGCCGCCTGGTTCACTCTGTCAAGCTGCTCGACTGGGATTTCCTCTTCTCAGGTCGGCTTCTTTTACGTTTCCCCAACCTCACCGATGTTGATCTCGTTGCCGCCTGTATTGACTCGCCCAGGAGTTCTGGAATTTTGTTGACCCATAAATTCTTATCGGTTCACCTTGATTCTGATTTCTCGCCTTGTGAGTTTGTCCCTGAAAAGAATTTGCTGCCACCGGCTTCGATTGATGGAGGGCTACGAGTTATTGCACAGGGATGCCCTAATTTGCGGAAACTTGTTCTTAATGCTGCCACGGAGAGTGGGTTGTCGAGTGTTGCGGAGGAGTGTCCGACCTTACAGGAATTGGAGCTGCACCGTTGCACGGATGTCTTATTGCGTGGGATCTCCGCTTGCAAGAATCTCCAGATCCTGAAATTGATTGGGACTGTGGACGGTTTCTATAGTTCTGTCGTTTCGGATATCGGTTTAACGTTCTTAGCCAATGGTTGTAAGCGTCTTGTGAAGCTTGAGCTGAGCGGGTGCGAAGGGAGCTACGACGGAATAAAGGCTATTGGCCAATGCTGCCATATGCTGGAGGAGCTCACGCTGTGCGACCACAGGATGGATGGTGGGTGGATGGCAGCCTTGTCATTTTGTGGAAATTTGAAGACTTTGAAGCTTCAGTCGTGCAAGAGGATCGATCTGACACCAGGGCCTGACGAACATTTGGGGTCTTTGCGGACTCTTGAACGTTTGCAGCTACAGAGGTGCCAACTGCGAGATCAGCAGAGTATGAAGTCATTGATGTTGATATGTGAGGCCGTCAGGGAGATGGTTTTTCAGGACTGTTGGGGTTTGGATAATGAGATGTTCAGCTTTGCGAGTCATTGCAG GAGGGTAAAGTTTCTATCTTTGGAAGGATGCTCGTTGCTAAACACAGATGGTCTAGAGTCGGTACTTCTTTCTTGGAAGGAGCTTCAACGGCTTAGAGTAGTCTCATGTAACAATATAAAGGACAGTGAAGTGACTCCTGCACTTTCGAGTTTGTTTTCAGTTCTAAAGGAGTTGAAGTGGAGACCAGATTCGCAATCTCTTCTTTTGTCAGGCCTTGCAGGGTCTGGAGTGGGAAAGAAAGGCGATAAATTTTTCAAGAGATTGTGA
- the LOC122664887 gene encoding protein NUCLEAR FUSION DEFECTIVE 6, mitochondrial-like isoform X2: MASNYARRTLVSSSASATRILSGCRPSSSCVSGAGKVGGFTPARPTSRVSRHKLSFFSRFPMELGCAQSLMPLHSVTASALLTSMLSLKGGNWGWLSEGFATPL; encoded by the exons ATGGCATCTAATTATGCAAGACGAACTCTTGTAAGTTCCTCTGCATCTGCAACAAGAATCCTAAGCGGATGTAGACCATCATCATCTTGTGTTTCTGGAGCGGGTAAGGTTGGAGGATTCACTCCTGCAAGGCCCACTTCTCGTGTTTCTCGACAtaaactttcctttttctccaggTTT CCAATGGAGTTAGGTTGTGCACAATCATTGATGCCGTTGCACAGTGTTACTGCTTCAGCATTGCTCACCTCAATGCTTTCTTTAAAGGGTGGAAATTGGGGATGGCTCTCCGAAG GATTTGCAACGCCTCTATAG
- the LOC122664887 gene encoding protein NUCLEAR FUSION DEFECTIVE 6, mitochondrial-like isoform X1: MASNYARRTLVSSSASATRILSGCRPSSSCVSGAGKVGGFTPARPTSRVSRHKLSFFSRMPMELGCAQSLMPLHSVTASALLTSMLSLKGGNWGWLSEGFATPL, from the exons ATGGCATCTAATTATGCAAGACGAACTCTTGTAAGTTCCTCTGCATCTGCAACAAGAATCCTAAGCGGATGTAGACCATCATCATCTTGTGTTTCTGGAGCGGGTAAGGTTGGAGGATTCACTCCTGCAAGGCCCACTTCTCGTGTTTCTCGACAtaaactttcctttttctccag GATGCCAATGGAGTTAGGTTGTGCACAATCATTGATGCCGTTGCACAGTGTTACTGCTTCAGCATTGCTCACCTCAATGCTTTCTTTAAAGGGTGGAAATTGGGGATGGCTCTCCGAAG GATTTGCAACGCCTCTATAG